One stretch of Daphnia pulicaria isolate SC F1-1A chromosome 6, SC_F0-13Bv2, whole genome shotgun sequence DNA includes these proteins:
- the LOC124341922 gene encoding uncharacterized protein LOC124341922, protein MPKWTHNPPCKAHTILSQMFENGKIDPTTTAKAAFKFHPEFSKFNKPVFYNNFKQLKQLHGLELKKSEKSSSSALSCLEDSANSSSTSSLFVSRKRIHDDQESDLNEEIEDLDSRVIHQNEPVLMAVYKDHSLAEIVSICVTLPSGVTDIHFTLDGTGPSTTFATITYTWPKVMFDIEGLFASAI, encoded by the exons ATGCCGAAGTGGACACACAATCCTCCGTGTAAAGCCCACACTATTCTTAGTCAAATGTTTGAAAACGGAAAAATTGATCCAACAACCACTGCAAAAGCCGCTTTCAAGTTTCACCCAGAATTTTCCAAGTTTAACAAACCGGTCTTTTACAACAACTTCAAGCAGCTTAAGCAATTGCATGGCCTCGAAT taaaaaaatcagaaaaaagctCATCGTCTGCTCTGAGTTGTTTGGAGGACTCGGCCAACTCTAGTAGTACCAGCTCTCTTTTCGTTTCTCGCAAACGCATCCATGACGATCAAGAGTCTGACTTAAACGAGGAAATAGAAGATTTGGATAGCAGGGTAATTCACCAGAACGAGCCGGTCCTGATGGCAGTTTATAAGGATCACTCATTAGCCGAGATAGTCTCTATCTGTGTTACGCTTCCTAGTGGTGTCACTGATATCCACTTCACTCTTGATGGCACTGGGCCTTCAACGACGTTTGCTACCATCACGTACACCTGGCCTAAAGTTATGTTCGACATTGAAGGTTTATTTGCAtctgctatttaa